Proteins encoded within one genomic window of Pararhizobium capsulatum DSM 1112:
- a CDS encoding substrate-binding periplasmic protein has translation MKRIFFALALSFPAIAQAEPLKLLTEEYPPYNFTSNGAITGASVEQVRLMMKAIDAPFELEILPWARAFARAKNEDSTCVFTTGHDDERDKRFKWIEPLLIDKMVMVRKAGSGIDPLTIEAAKRFTIGTQRDDFSYSFLTANEFPKIDLAADMEATLKKLLNNRIDLMMTSEKTFEAMKAQGKGVEPALVLGGKRYGLACNLSVPDALIGKMQKALEDLIADGTQDRISADYGLRPNR, from the coding sequence ATGAAACGCATATTTTTCGCGCTCGCATTGAGCTTTCCGGCTATCGCGCAGGCAGAACCACTGAAACTGCTTACAGAAGAATATCCGCCCTACAATTTCACCAGCAACGGCGCCATCACCGGCGCCTCGGTGGAACAGGTGCGATTGATGATGAAGGCGATCGACGCGCCCTTCGAGCTTGAAATACTGCCCTGGGCTCGTGCTTTTGCCCGCGCCAAAAACGAAGACAGCACCTGCGTCTTCACGACGGGTCATGACGACGAGCGCGACAAGCGGTTCAAGTGGATCGAGCCGCTGCTCATCGACAAGATGGTGATGGTTCGCAAGGCCGGCTCCGGCATTGATCCTCTCACCATCGAAGCTGCCAAGCGCTTTACCATCGGCACCCAGCGCGACGATTTTTCCTATAGCTTCCTGACTGCCAATGAGTTTCCAAAGATCGATCTCGCTGCCGATATGGAAGCAACGCTGAAGAAGCTGCTCAACAACCGCATCGACCTGATGATGACATCGGAAAAGACATTCGAAGCCATGAAGGCTCAAGGCAAGGGCGTGGAGCCGGCCCTCGTGCTCGGCGGCAAGCGTTATGGCCTCGCCTGCAATCTCTCGGTTCCGGACGCGCTCATCGGCAAGATGCAGAAAGCCCTCGAGGATCTGATCGCAGATGGCACACAGGACCGGATCTCCGCCGACTACGGTCTACGTCCCAACCGGTGA
- the pth gene encoding aminoacyl-tRNA hydrolase, with protein MQIFAGLGNPGSKYAGNRHNIGFMGVDAIQRRHSFSPWSKKFKAEISEGELGGERVLLMKPQTFMNLSGEAVGEAMRFYKLEPKDIVAIYDELDLLPGKARIKTGGGHGGHNGIKSLDAHCGRDYRRLRLGIGHPGSKEQVHNHVLGDFAKSDQVWLSPLLDALADNAEMLAKAEDSRLMNKLALAIGGKPEAEAPAPKPAGKSHIHQARNHQQPKILPTTGPMAEMLKKMFGNKGE; from the coding sequence GTGCAGATTTTTGCAGGCCTTGGCAATCCCGGTAGTAAATACGCCGGCAACCGTCACAACATCGGCTTCATGGGCGTCGATGCCATCCAGCGTCGGCACAGTTTTTCGCCGTGGTCGAAGAAGTTCAAGGCCGAGATTTCCGAAGGTGAGCTCGGTGGCGAGCGGGTGCTTCTGATGAAGCCGCAAACCTTCATGAACCTTTCCGGCGAAGCAGTCGGAGAAGCCATGCGCTTCTACAAGCTGGAGCCAAAGGATATCGTCGCGATTTACGACGAACTCGACCTCCTGCCGGGCAAGGCGCGCATCAAGACCGGCGGTGGCCATGGCGGCCACAACGGCATCAAGTCACTGGATGCCCATTGCGGCAGGGACTATCGCCGCCTGCGCCTCGGGATCGGACATCCCGGCTCCAAAGAGCAGGTGCACAATCATGTGCTGGGGGATTTTGCCAAATCCGACCAGGTCTGGCTTTCTCCCCTGCTCGATGCACTGGCTGATAACGCCGAGATGCTCGCAAAGGCCGAGGATTCACGGCTGATGAACAAACTGGCCCTTGCCATCGGCGGCAAGCCGGAAGCCGAGGCTCCGGCGCCCAAGCCGGCGGGAAAGTCGCATATCCATCAGGCGAGAAATCACCAGCAGCCGAAGATATTGCCGACGACCGGACCAATGGCCGAGATGCTGAAGAAGATGTTCGGCAACAAGGGTGAATGA
- the clpS gene encoding ATP-dependent Clp protease adapter ClpS has translation MSDNETDLKPKLKIKPKLERPKLHKVILLNDDYTPREFVTLVLKAVFHMSEEAGYRIMMTAHKLGSCVIVICAQDIAETKAKEATDLGKEAGFPLMFTTEPEE, from the coding sequence ATGAGCGACAACGAAACCGATCTCAAACCGAAATTGAAGATCAAGCCCAAGCTGGAGCGGCCCAAGCTTCACAAGGTGATCTTGCTCAATGACGATTACACGCCACGCGAATTCGTGACGCTGGTATTGAAGGCTGTCTTCCACATGAGCGAGGAAGCCGGTTATCGCATCATGATGACCGCTCACAAGCTCGGCTCGTGCGTGATTGTCATCTGCGCCCAGGATATTGCCGAGACCAAGGCGAAGGAAGCGACCGATCTCGGCAAGGAGGCGGGTTTCCCGCTGATGTTTACGACAGAGCCGGAGGAGTAG
- the ychF gene encoding redox-regulated ATPase YchF, whose protein sequence is MGFKCGIVGLPNVGKSTLFNALTKTAQAQAANYPFCTIEPNTGEVAVPDPRMRALADIAKSKEIIPTRISFVDIAGLVRGASKGEGLGNKFLANIREVDATVHVLRCFEDDDITHVEGRINPVGDAETIETELMLADLESLERRTEQTRKRAASKDKESLTLLPVMDASLKLLNEGKPVRTLLPTLDAEERDILKSLNLLTAHPVLYVCNVAEADAATGNAHTKAVEEMAKAQGAETVIISAAIESEVAQLPEEEAKEFLEALGLHEAGLDQLIRAGYKLLDLITYFTVGPKETRAWTISRGTKAPAAAGVIHTDFERGFIRAFTIAYDDYIAFKGETGAKEAGKARDEGKEYVVQDGDVIHFRFNT, encoded by the coding sequence ATGGGCTTCAAATGCGGTATCGTCGGACTGCCGAATGTCGGCAAGTCCACTCTCTTCAACGCACTGACCAAAACGGCGCAGGCGCAAGCGGCAAACTACCCGTTCTGTACGATCGAGCCGAACACCGGCGAAGTCGCCGTGCCGGATCCGCGCATGCGTGCGCTGGCCGACATAGCCAAGTCCAAGGAAATCATCCCGACCCGCATTTCCTTCGTCGATATCGCCGGCCTCGTGCGCGGCGCCTCGAAGGGTGAAGGTCTCGGCAACAAGTTCCTTGCCAATATCCGCGAAGTCGATGCGACGGTGCATGTGCTGCGCTGTTTCGAAGACGACGATATCACCCACGTCGAAGGCCGCATCAACCCGGTCGGCGATGCAGAAACCATCGAAACCGAGCTGATGCTCGCCGATCTGGAGAGCCTGGAGCGCCGCACCGAGCAGACGCGCAAGCGCGCTGCTTCCAAGGACAAGGAATCACTGACACTGCTGCCCGTCATGGACGCTTCCTTGAAGCTGCTGAACGAAGGCAAGCCGGTTCGCACCCTGCTGCCGACGCTCGACGCCGAGGAGCGCGATATACTCAAGAGCCTCAACCTTCTGACCGCGCATCCGGTGCTCTACGTCTGCAATGTCGCGGAAGCCGACGCCGCAACCGGCAACGCCCACACGAAGGCCGTTGAAGAGATGGCTAAGGCGCAGGGAGCCGAAACCGTTATCATTTCGGCAGCGATCGAATCCGAGGTTGCCCAGTTGCCTGAAGAGGAAGCCAAGGAATTCCTGGAAGCTCTAGGTCTTCACGAAGCCGGCCTCGACCAGTTGATCCGCGCTGGCTACAAGCTGCTCGACCTGATCACCTATTTTACCGTCGGCCCCAAAGAGACGCGGGCCTGGACGATTTCGCGCGGGACCAAGGCACCCGCTGCTGCCGGGGTCATCCATACGGATTTCGAACGCGGCTTCATCCGCGCTTTCACCATCGCCTATGACGACTATATCGCCTTCAAGGGTGAAACTGGTGCCAAGGAAGCTGGTAAGGCCCGCGACGAAGGCAAGGAATACGTCGTCCAGGACGGCGACGTGATCCACTTCCGTTTCAACACCTGA
- a CDS encoding MaoC family dehydratase: MLHFEDFSPGRRFDYLPRPVQTAEIVAFAREFDPQPMHLDEEAGKKSILGGLAASGWHTSSIGMRMMIDAFLGDSTSQGSPGIEFMDWKRPVITGDILSGYSIVLDARPLRSKPGLGVVRFRNEIVNQRGETVAVSECPIMFRMREAGQ, translated from the coding sequence ATGCTTCATTTCGAGGACTTTTCACCGGGCCGCCGGTTTGACTATCTTCCACGACCGGTGCAAACGGCCGAAATCGTCGCCTTTGCACGTGAATTCGACCCGCAGCCCATGCATCTCGACGAGGAAGCAGGCAAGAAAAGTATTCTCGGCGGCCTTGCTGCTTCCGGCTGGCATACCAGTTCCATCGGCATGCGCATGATGATCGACGCCTTTCTCGGCGATTCCACCTCGCAAGGTTCGCCCGGCATCGAGTTCATGGACTGGAAGCGCCCCGTGATCACCGGTGACATATTGTCCGGCTACAGCATTGTGCTCGACGCCCGCCCCCTCCGCTCGAAACCCGGACTTGGCGTCGTGCGGTTCCGCAACGAGATCGTCAACCAGCGCGGCGAGACGGTTGCCGTTTCCGAATGCCCGATCATGTTTCGGATGCGGGAGGCCGGCCAATGA
- a CDS encoding MaoC family dehydratase has product MTMETLYRDKGKTLIGEVTFKADDIIRFARDYDPQPFHLDAEAAKSSLLGGLCASGWHTVAGWMKCFVPYWIREMKRLGREGVDAPKLGPSPGFRNLHWLKPVYAGDTIRYYTTFLESKELASRPGWRINTILNEGENQKGEAVIRFESKVIEFP; this is encoded by the coding sequence ATGACCATGGAGACGCTTTATCGCGACAAGGGCAAAACCCTGATCGGCGAGGTCACATTCAAGGCTGACGATATCATCCGCTTTGCCCGCGATTACGATCCGCAACCCTTTCATCTCGACGCCGAAGCCGCGAAATCGTCGCTGCTTGGCGGGCTCTGCGCTTCCGGCTGGCATACGGTCGCCGGCTGGATGAAGTGCTTCGTGCCCTATTGGATAAGGGAAATGAAGCGGCTGGGACGCGAAGGCGTTGATGCCCCGAAACTTGGTCCGTCTCCCGGATTTCGCAACTTGCACTGGCTGAAGCCGGTCTATGCCGGCGATACCATCCGCTATTACACGACATTCCTGGAAAGCAAGGAACTCGCTTCCCGTCCCGGTTGGCGGATCAACACCATCCTGAACGAGGGCGAAAACCAGAAGGGCGAAGCCGTTATCCGTTTTGAGAGCAAGGTGATCGAGTTTCCCTGA
- a CDS encoding adenine phosphoribosyltransferase, with product MSSSIKQDLIASIRNIPDYPKPGVMFRDITTMLGNARSFRRAIDELVHPFAGQKIDKIAGVEARGFILGGAMAHQMSSGFVPIRKKGKLPHDTVRIAYSLEYGVDEMEMHRDAIKPGEKVILVDDLIATGGTAEAATKLLQQMGAEIIAACFVIDLPELGGRKKLEALGVEVLTLVEFDGH from the coding sequence ATGAGCTCTTCGATTAAGCAGGATCTGATCGCTTCCATCCGCAACATCCCGGATTATCCGAAACCGGGCGTGATGTTCCGCGATATCACCACCATGCTTGGCAATGCCCGCAGCTTCCGCCGGGCGATCGATGAACTGGTTCATCCCTTTGCCGGCCAGAAGATCGACAAGATCGCCGGTGTCGAAGCACGCGGCTTCATCCTCGGCGGCGCCATGGCCCACCAGATGTCGTCCGGCTTTGTTCCGATCCGCAAAAAGGGCAAGCTGCCGCACGACACGGTGCGCATCGCCTACAGCCTCGAATACGGCGTCGATGAGATGGAGATGCATCGCGACGCGATCAAGCCTGGTGAAAAGGTGATCCTCGTCGATGACCTCATCGCCACCGGCGGCACGGCCGAGGCCGCCACCAAACTTCTCCAGCAAATGGGTGCCGAGATCATCGCCGCCTGCTTTGTCATCGATCTGCCGGAACTCGGTGGCCGCAAGAAACTCGAAGCGCTCGGCGTCGAAGTCCTCACCCTCGTCGAATTCGACGGTCATTGA
- a CDS encoding DUF4168 domain-containing protein yields MAHMPIAALTAAAWSLIVVSTPAFAQGAAEPQATSPQTTPQIQTGAPAAISDQKLEAFAVAYLKVDSVRQTYAAKIGAEKNATSRQKLQNEANKQMIDAVQNSPGMSVEEYKTIVSTAQTNPEVARKVQEKLKTSPAK; encoded by the coding sequence ATGGCCCACATGCCCATCGCGGCACTCACCGCCGCAGCCTGGAGCCTGATCGTCGTCAGCACACCCGCCTTCGCGCAAGGGGCAGCAGAACCCCAGGCGACATCACCTCAAACGACACCGCAGATACAAACCGGCGCGCCTGCCGCCATCAGCGATCAGAAGCTTGAAGCCTTTGCCGTGGCCTATCTGAAAGTCGATAGCGTTCGGCAGACCTATGCGGCCAAGATCGGTGCCGAGAAGAATGCGACCTCGCGCCAGAAACTGCAGAACGAAGCGAACAAGCAGATGATCGATGCCGTCCAGAATTCGCCGGGCATGTCCGTCGAAGAATACAAGACGATCGTCAGCACTGCGCAGACCAACCCGGAAGTGGCACGCAAGGTGCAGGAGAAACTGAAGACGTCGCCTGCCAAGTAA
- a CDS encoding DUF1059 domain-containing protein, producing MRLFECGSLVPGCDWHTRADSDAEVVRRAVEHMRQAHGETLIRENMVDNIKMRIVEETKAA from the coding sequence ATGAGATTGTTTGAATGCGGTTCTCTGGTTCCCGGCTGCGACTGGCATACCCGGGCAGATAGCGACGCCGAAGTGGTGCGCCGCGCGGTCGAACACATGCGCCAGGCTCACGGAGAAACCCTCATCCGCGAAAACATGGTCGACAACATCAAGATGCGGATCGTCGAGGAAACCAAAGCAGCCTGA
- a CDS encoding CCA tRNA nucleotidyltransferase, with translation MTSVAAEAWFSAPALRRVFDLLNADGGEVRVVGGAVRNSLMGLQASDIDMATTLLPQEVMARASTAGIKAVATGIEHGTVTLIIDGKPFEVTTLRRDVETDGRHAEVAFGTDWKVDAERRDLTINALYADAAGEVIDLVGGLADIESRTVRFIGEAEKRVAEDYLRVLRFFRFFAWYGSGRPDADGLRACARARSKLSGLSAERVWAEMKKLLSAEDPGRALLWMRQAGVLTEVVPESEKWGIDAIPGLIAAERAFGWKPDPLLRLASIVPPNAERLAEMAKRLRVSKAETAFFAAWAASPTIPAAIADTAFDRMLYRNGAAGLVTRLKLAAAVTRQKTEGDLSLLAETARLKRLLARAEAWEKPVLPVSGADVLEAGVPAGPRVGELLQRLEDGWVDGNFNADRATLVARLKAMI, from the coding sequence ATGACATCCGTTGCCGCCGAGGCCTGGTTTTCGGCGCCCGCGCTCAGGCGCGTCTTCGATCTTCTGAATGCCGATGGCGGTGAGGTCAGGGTGGTCGGTGGCGCGGTGCGCAACAGCCTGATGGGCCTTCAGGCCAGCGATATCGACATGGCGACGACGCTGCTGCCGCAGGAGGTGATGGCGCGGGCGAGCACGGCCGGTATCAAGGCGGTTGCGACCGGCATCGAGCATGGCACGGTCACGCTGATCATCGACGGCAAGCCCTTTGAGGTCACCACCTTGCGCCGCGATGTCGAAACCGATGGCCGTCACGCCGAAGTTGCCTTCGGCACCGACTGGAAGGTGGATGCGGAGCGGCGCGACCTGACGATCAATGCTCTTTATGCTGATGCTGCAGGTGAAGTGATCGACCTGGTGGGTGGCCTTGCCGATATCGAAAGCCGCACCGTGCGCTTTATCGGCGAGGCCGAAAAACGGGTGGCGGAAGATTATCTGCGCGTGCTCCGCTTCTTCCGTTTCTTCGCCTGGTACGGGTCTGGTCGACCTGATGCGGATGGTTTGAGAGCCTGCGCCCGTGCACGCTCGAAACTTTCCGGTCTTTCGGCCGAGCGGGTCTGGGCCGAGATGAAAAAGCTGCTTTCGGCCGAGGACCCCGGCCGGGCGCTGCTCTGGATGCGGCAGGCCGGTGTGCTGACGGAGGTTGTGCCGGAAAGCGAAAAATGGGGCATTGATGCCATTCCTGGCCTGATCGCGGCCGAGCGCGCTTTCGGCTGGAAGCCCGATCCGCTTCTGCGGCTGGCGTCCATCGTTCCACCGAATGCGGAACGACTTGCCGAGATGGCAAAGAGATTGCGTGTGTCGAAGGCAGAGACGGCATTCTTTGCGGCTTGGGCCGCGTCGCCGACGATCCCAGCTGCGATTGCCGATACCGCGTTCGATCGCATGCTTTACCGTAACGGTGCTGCAGGTCTTGTCACCCGTCTTAAGCTCGCCGCCGCCGTTACTCGTCAGAAGACAGAAGGCGATCTTTCGCTTCTTGCTGAAACCGCGCGCCTGAAGCGGTTGCTTGCGCGGGCTGAGGCTTGGGAGAAGCCGGTTTTGCCGGTGAGCGGTGCCGATGTGCTGGAGGCAGGCGTCCCGGCCGGGCCGCGTGTGGGGGAGCTTTTGCAGAGGCTGGAAGACGGCTGGGTCGATGGCAATTTCAATGCTGACCGGGCAACGCTTGTCGCCCGGTTGAAAGCCATGATCTGA